A window from Rhizobium sp. N324 encodes these proteins:
- a CDS encoding M20 aminoacylase family protein, with protein MDTIARNPRSNDPVEKGIAAYLDEIIALRHDLHQYPELAFQELRTSKLVASRLSSWGYEVTTGIAGTGIVATLRRGEGRKRIGIRADMDGLPIEEATGLAYASSNPGVMHACGHDGHTSILLAAARYLAESGNFSGTLRLIFQPAEEIGAGARKMISEGLFERFPVDAVFGLHNWPGVPAGQFGFVAGPAMASVDQAVVKIVGKGGHGAEPHRAVDPVLASASFITALQSVVSRNVDPQDMAVATVGSIHAGSASNVIPESVEMKLTMRAFSETVRQLLQERIPALARAQAESFGAVAEVNYRLGFPALVNHAKETAFARDVAYDALGLAAIEKDFRPRTASEDFAFMLQANPGSYLFVGNGDSAPLHSAHYDFNDAIIAPAARYWVRLAETFLTDDNG; from the coding sequence ATGGACACTATCGCTCGGAACCCGCGCAGCAACGATCCGGTCGAGAAGGGCATCGCCGCCTATCTCGACGAGATCATCGCACTTCGCCACGATCTGCACCAATATCCCGAGCTTGCCTTCCAGGAGCTCAGGACCAGCAAGCTCGTGGCCTCCCGCCTGTCCTCCTGGGGCTACGAGGTGACGACGGGCATTGCCGGCACCGGCATCGTCGCCACCTTGAGACGCGGCGAAGGCAGGAAACGGATCGGTATTCGCGCCGATATGGATGGGCTGCCGATCGAGGAAGCGACCGGTCTTGCCTATGCGAGCAGCAATCCGGGCGTCATGCACGCCTGTGGTCATGACGGCCATACCTCGATCCTGCTGGCGGCTGCGCGCTATCTCGCAGAGAGCGGCAATTTCAGCGGCACGTTGAGGCTGATCTTTCAGCCCGCCGAGGAAATTGGTGCGGGCGCCCGCAAGATGATCTCGGAAGGCCTGTTCGAACGGTTTCCCGTCGATGCGGTCTTCGGCCTGCACAACTGGCCGGGTGTGCCGGCGGGCCAGTTCGGTTTTGTCGCCGGCCCGGCCATGGCCTCGGTCGATCAGGCGGTCGTCAAGATTGTCGGCAAGGGCGGCCACGGCGCCGAGCCGCACCGCGCCGTCGATCCGGTGCTGGCGTCCGCATCCTTCATCACCGCCCTGCAAAGTGTCGTCTCTCGCAATGTCGATCCGCAAGACATGGCGGTCGCCACTGTCGGCTCGATCCATGCCGGCTCCGCCTCGAATGTCATCCCCGAGAGTGTGGAGATGAAGCTGACCATGCGGGCCTTCAGCGAGACGGTGCGTCAGCTGCTGCAGGAGCGCATTCCAGCCCTTGCCCGCGCCCAGGCCGAAAGCTTCGGCGCGGTGGCGGAGGTGAATTACCGGCTCGGTTTTCCGGCGCTGGTCAACCACGCCAAGGAAACCGCATTTGCCCGGGATGTCGCCTATGATGCGCTTGGTCTTGCGGCGATCGAAAAGGATTTCCGGCCGCGCACCGCGAGCGAGGATTTTGCCTTCATGCTGCAGGCCAATCCCGGCAGCTATCTCTTCGTCGGCAATGGCGACAGCGCGCCTCTGCACAGCGCCCACTACGATTTCAACGACGCGATCATTGCACCGGCCGCCCGCTACTGGGTGCGGCTCGCCGAAACCTTCCTCACGGATGACAATGGGTGA
- a CDS encoding GNAT family N-acetyltransferase gives MTNDMSDTFLYTSPLDPRAKPLIDELIHEYDSRYGTYFNAEGAAAELNRYPPEAFAPPHGNFLLLLRNGETIGGGAFKHYDERTAEFKRIWTRSDLRRQGLARKVLVELEAQAGRQGYSRIYLTTGFRQPEAVGLYLNDGYTALFDTSADPEIYKSLPFEKDITHLAQSVLDEAEPRLRVAGANH, from the coding sequence GTGACGAACGATATGAGCGACACGTTTCTCTATACGAGCCCTCTCGACCCCCGCGCCAAGCCGCTGATCGATGAGTTGATCCATGAATATGACAGCCGCTACGGCACCTATTTCAATGCCGAAGGTGCTGCGGCAGAGCTCAACCGCTATCCTCCCGAAGCCTTTGCGCCGCCTCACGGCAATTTTCTGCTGCTGCTCCGCAATGGCGAAACCATCGGCGGCGGCGCCTTCAAACATTATGACGAGCGCACCGCCGAATTCAAACGCATCTGGACGCGTTCCGACCTGCGCCGCCAGGGTCTTGCCCGCAAGGTGCTGGTGGAGCTGGAGGCCCAGGCCGGCCGTCAGGGTTATAGCCGCATTTACCTGACGACCGGTTTCCGCCAGCCCGAGGCCGTCGGCCTCTATCTGAATGACGGCTATACGGCTCTCTTCGACACATCAGCCGATCCCGAAATCTACAAGAGCCTGCCCTTCGAGAAGGACATCACCCATCTCGCGCAATCGGTTCTCGATGAGGCCGAACCACGCCTGCGCGTGGCCGGCGCAAATCACTGA
- a CDS encoding amino acid ABC transporter permease/ATP-binding protein, giving the protein MALTTDFAGIAPGSRTVESKPDHSRYRIVPARHPGRLAGTIFAAVVIVAVLYSTFTNPRWGWNVFAEWFFAEPVLVGLGRTLLLTALAAVSGSILGTALALARVSKSPLLSGLSWGYIWLLRSIPMIVLLLILNNLGYLYETIRIGIPFTNTVFIDYPTVQLLTPFAAAFLGLTLNQSAFFAEIVRGGILSVDHGQLEAAAALGLPRRRQAFRIVLPQAMRSILPTGFNELIGLAKSTSMVYVLALPELFYTVQVIYRRNLEVIPLLMVATVWYLIIMTVLSVAQHYIERYFSKGAVRNPTPLPFQAFFERFRRSLPAFDTTVEPVRKIGFRDAASLRATGGAVRVQTISKSFGSLKVLDKVELSLPSGSVTAILGPSGSGKSTLLRAINHLERVDEGFISVDGDFVGYSRKGDTLYELKEKEILKRRADIGMVFQSFNLFPHLTVLENLIEAPIQVRGLGREEAVQLAQELLARIGLSDKINAYPRQLSGGQQQRVAIARALALRPKVLLFDEPTSALDPELVGEVLDLIKDLARTGTTLVIVTHEVGFAREVADTVVFMESGRILEVGPPARIFTQAEHPRTREFLAKVL; this is encoded by the coding sequence ATGGCACTGACGACGGATTTCGCCGGCATCGCGCCCGGCAGCAGGACGGTGGAATCGAAGCCGGATCATTCCCGTTACCGCATCGTGCCGGCACGCCATCCCGGTCGTCTGGCCGGCACGATCTTCGCCGCCGTCGTCATCGTCGCCGTGCTCTATTCGACCTTCACCAATCCGCGCTGGGGTTGGAACGTCTTTGCCGAATGGTTCTTTGCCGAGCCGGTGCTCGTTGGCCTCGGCAGGACGTTGCTGCTGACCGCGCTTGCCGCCGTTTCCGGTTCCATTCTCGGGACGGCCCTGGCGCTCGCCCGGGTCTCCAAGTCGCCGCTGCTGTCAGGCCTTTCCTGGGGTTATATCTGGCTGTTGCGCTCGATCCCGATGATCGTGCTGCTGCTGATCCTGAACAATCTCGGCTATCTCTACGAAACGATCAGGATCGGCATCCCCTTCACCAACACGGTCTTCATCGATTATCCCACGGTGCAGTTGCTGACGCCGTTTGCCGCCGCCTTCCTCGGCCTGACACTCAACCAGTCGGCCTTCTTCGCCGAGATCGTCCGCGGCGGTATCCTTTCGGTGGATCATGGCCAGCTGGAGGCCGCCGCCGCCCTCGGCCTGCCGCGCCGGCGCCAGGCTTTCCGCATCGTGCTGCCGCAGGCGATGCGCTCGATCCTGCCGACCGGTTTCAACGAACTCATCGGATTGGCGAAAAGCACGTCCATGGTCTATGTGCTGGCGCTGCCGGAACTGTTCTACACGGTGCAGGTGATCTACCGCCGCAATCTCGAAGTCATTCCGCTGCTGATGGTCGCCACCGTTTGGTACCTGATCATCATGACGGTGCTGTCGGTCGCCCAGCATTATATCGAGCGCTATTTCTCCAAGGGCGCCGTGCGCAATCCGACGCCGCTGCCCTTTCAGGCATTCTTCGAGCGTTTCCGTCGCTCGCTTCCTGCCTTCGATACGACGGTCGAGCCCGTGCGCAAGATCGGCTTCCGGGATGCGGCCTCACTGCGGGCTACGGGCGGGGCGGTGCGCGTGCAAACGATCTCGAAGAGTTTCGGCTCGCTGAAGGTGCTCGACAAGGTCGAGCTCAGCCTGCCCTCGGGCAGCGTGACCGCCATCCTTGGTCCGTCCGGCTCCGGTAAATCGACGCTTCTGCGCGCGATCAACCATCTGGAGCGTGTCGATGAGGGTTTCATCTCCGTCGACGGCGATTTCGTCGGCTACAGCAGGAAGGGCGACACGCTCTACGAGCTCAAGGAAAAAGAGATCCTCAAGCGCCGCGCCGATATCGGCATGGTCTTCCAGAGCTTCAATCTGTTCCCGCATCTGACCGTGCTCGAAAATCTCATCGAGGCGCCGATCCAGGTTCGTGGGCTCGGCCGCGAGGAAGCCGTGCAACTGGCGCAGGAGCTGTTGGCCCGTATCGGCCTCAGCGACAAGATCAATGCCTATCCGCGCCAGCTCTCCGGCGGCCAGCAGCAGCGTGTGGCGATCGCCCGGGCCTTAGCGCTCCGTCCCAAGGTGCTGCTCTTCGACGAGCCGACCTCTGCACTTGATCCGGAGCTTGTCGGCGAAGTGCTGGACCTCATCAAGGACCTCGCCCGCACCGGCACGACGCTCGTCATCGTCACCCATGAGGTCGGCTTTGCCCGCGAAGTCGCCGACACGGTCGTCTTCATGGAAAGCGGCCGTATTCTGGAGGTTGGTCCGCCGGCCCGGATTTTCACACAGGCGGAGCATCCCCGAACCCGCGAATTCCTTGCCAAGGTTCTCTAG
- a CDS encoding ABC transporter substrate-binding protein, with protein sequence MAFADRVRLLIAGAVTIGAIGFGSAQAQQKFDLSPEQPNRLRVEKNEKRIAEIKDFKFVENGAFTVGISSSGNLPLHDYASDSKTVIGYDVDLAQAIADSLGLKLNLVSVAWADWPLGLTSGKFDAVISNVTVTEERKEKFDFSTYRKDELGFYVKAESPIAALKQPKDIAGLKVITDAGTNQEKILLEWDRENVAAGLKPIEVQYYDDDAVKDLAVQSGRADAVFSVNATQAYSAGINGKTKLVGTVSGGWPITAEIAVTTRKGSGLAAPLTDVVNDLIASGAYKKILDTWNLGPEAIDKAQTNPPGLPKSGS encoded by the coding sequence ATGGCATTTGCAGATAGAGTAAGGCTTCTCATAGCGGGAGCCGTCACCATCGGCGCAATCGGTTTCGGTTCCGCTCAGGCGCAGCAGAAATTCGATCTCAGCCCCGAACAGCCGAACCGGCTGCGGGTGGAAAAGAACGAGAAACGCATCGCTGAAATCAAGGACTTCAAGTTCGTCGAAAACGGCGCCTTCACCGTCGGCATCAGCTCAAGCGGCAATCTGCCGCTGCATGACTATGCCTCCGATTCCAAGACAGTCATCGGTTACGACGTCGATCTGGCGCAGGCCATTGCCGACAGCCTCGGCCTGAAGCTCAACCTCGTCTCCGTCGCCTGGGCCGATTGGCCGCTGGGGCTGACCTCCGGCAAATTCGACGCGGTGATCTCGAACGTGACCGTCACGGAAGAGCGCAAGGAGAAGTTCGATTTCTCGACCTACCGCAAGGATGAACTTGGTTTCTACGTCAAGGCCGAAAGCCCGATCGCAGCGCTCAAGCAGCCGAAGGATATTGCCGGCCTGAAGGTCATCACCGATGCCGGCACCAACCAGGAGAAGATCCTGCTGGAATGGGACCGCGAGAATGTCGCCGCCGGCTTGAAGCCGATCGAGGTGCAATATTATGACGACGACGCGGTCAAGGATCTCGCCGTGCAGTCCGGCAGAGCCGACGCCGTCTTCAGTGTCAATGCGACGCAGGCCTATTCGGCAGGGATAAACGGCAAGACCAAGCTCGTCGGCACTGTCAGCGGCGGCTGGCCGATCACCGCCGAGATTGCGGTCACCACCCGCAAGGGCAGCGGTCTGGCGGCTCCCCTGACCGACGTCGTCAACGACCTGATCGCCAGCGGCGCCTATAAGAAGATCCTCGATACGTGGAATCTCGGTCCGGAGGCGATCGACAAGGCGCAGACCAACCCGCCCGGCCTGCCGAAGAGCGGCTCCTGA
- a CDS encoding ABC transporter substrate-binding protein — translation MIAFPALRTLLIAAMASGLSFGATRAADDFDLSPQQPGRLHAAKNDAAIAAIPKGFKFVTPGKFTIAVSPGGPPLSTYATDAKTVVGADPDYACAIADSLGLTLEIVPVAWIDWPLGLASGKYDAVISNVGVTEQRKEKFDFSTYRQGLHGIFVKSDSPVTSIKQPKDAAGLRIIVGAGTNQERILVKWSDEDVAAGLKPIELQYYDDEAASLLALQSGRADVIVQPHAQLVFIAARDKNIKRVGTLSAGWPDRSDVAIATRKGGGLADALTVATNGLIKDGTYGKILDHWHLSEEALPASETNPPGLPKY, via the coding sequence ATGATTGCCTTTCCGGCATTGCGGACCCTGCTGATCGCCGCCATGGCGTCCGGCCTTTCCTTCGGCGCAACCCGTGCGGCCGACGATTTCGACCTGAGCCCGCAGCAGCCGGGCAGGCTGCATGCCGCCAAAAACGATGCGGCGATCGCGGCGATCCCCAAGGGATTCAAGTTCGTCACGCCAGGCAAGTTCACCATCGCCGTCAGTCCGGGCGGGCCGCCGCTTTCCACCTATGCCACCGACGCCAAGACCGTGGTCGGGGCGGATCCCGATTATGCCTGTGCCATCGCCGACAGTCTCGGCCTGACGCTGGAGATCGTGCCCGTCGCCTGGATCGACTGGCCGCTCGGCCTGGCCTCGGGCAAGTATGATGCCGTCATTTCCAATGTCGGGGTCACCGAGCAGCGCAAGGAGAAGTTCGATTTCTCCACCTACCGTCAGGGCCTGCACGGCATCTTCGTGAAGTCCGACAGCCCGGTCACCTCGATCAAACAGCCGAAGGATGCGGCGGGTCTGAGGATCATCGTCGGGGCTGGAACCAATCAGGAGCGCATCCTGGTGAAGTGGAGCGACGAGGATGTCGCCGCGGGCCTGAAACCGATCGAGCTGCAATATTACGACGACGAGGCGGCAAGCCTCCTCGCGCTGCAGTCGGGCAGGGCCGATGTCATCGTCCAGCCGCATGCGCAGCTGGTCTTCATCGCTGCGCGCGACAAGAACATCAAGCGCGTCGGCACGCTCAGCGCCGGCTGGCCTGATCGTTCCGACGTTGCGATCGCCACCCGCAAGGGAGGAGGGCTTGCCGATGCGCTGACCGTCGCCACCAACGGCCTGATCAAGGACGGCACCTACGGCAAAATCCTCGACCACTGGCACCTTTCCGAGGAGGCCTTGCCGGCATCCGAGACCAATCCGCCCGGCCTGCCGAAATACTGA
- a CDS encoding LLM class flavin-dependent oxidoreductase, protein MSSGIISISHIGFLTPGNYRDDDPLSGLEQTLQQLQYGEELGFDSAWVRQRHVEPGISSASAFLAAATQRTSRIQLGTAVIPIGYENPYRLAEDLATVDVLSRGRLNIGVSAGRPPHAELIAPLAFDGDWTRYDFSHDRVLRFADNLRGAYLGDDETLIKTPFGPQRPRLQPYAKGLIDRIWYGGGSQRSAEWAGRNGFNLLTGNVITGEGTDDFFVAQSRLIETYRGAGPQRRVALGRVIVPFDSADAATRRRYRDYAAGRHQRTLSPQGERRTLFARDIVGTSEEILEQLFSDPILPEVGELRLELPYEFEHEEYRQILHDFVTRIAPQLGWKAQPEIRGAS, encoded by the coding sequence ATGAGCAGCGGCATTATATCCATCAGCCATATCGGTTTCCTCACCCCCGGCAACTATCGCGACGACGATCCCCTGTCAGGATTGGAGCAGACGCTCCAGCAACTGCAATATGGCGAAGAGCTGGGTTTCGACAGCGCCTGGGTCCGCCAGCGGCACGTGGAGCCCGGGATTTCTTCCGCGAGCGCCTTTCTGGCGGCGGCGACGCAACGGACCAGCCGGATCCAGCTCGGAACGGCGGTCATTCCGATCGGCTATGAAAACCCCTACCGGCTGGCCGAAGACCTCGCCACGGTCGATGTCCTCTCACGCGGACGGCTGAATATCGGCGTCAGCGCCGGCCGGCCGCCGCATGCCGAGTTGATTGCCCCGCTCGCCTTCGACGGCGACTGGACGCGCTACGATTTCTCGCATGACCGCGTGCTGCGCTTCGCCGACAATCTGCGCGGTGCCTATCTCGGCGACGATGAGACCTTGATCAAGACGCCCTTCGGCCCGCAGCGGCCGCGGCTGCAACCTTATGCCAAAGGCCTGATCGATCGGATCTGGTATGGCGGCGGGTCTCAGCGCTCGGCCGAGTGGGCCGGGCGCAACGGCTTCAATCTCCTGACCGGCAACGTGATAACGGGGGAGGGGACCGACGACTTCTTCGTCGCCCAATCCAGGTTGATCGAAACCTACCGTGGCGCCGGACCTCAGCGCCGCGTCGCGCTCGGCCGCGTCATCGTGCCTTTCGACAGCGCCGATGCGGCGACACGCCGCCGCTATCGCGATTATGCCGCTGGCCGCCATCAGCGGACGCTTTCGCCCCAGGGCGAGCGGCGGACCCTGTTTGCCCGCGATATCGTCGGCACGTCGGAGGAGATCTTGGAGCAGCTTTTTTCCGATCCGATCCTGCCTGAGGTCGGCGAGCTGCGGCTGGAGCTTCCTTACGAGTTCGAGCACGAGGAATACCGTCAGATCCTGCACGACTTCGTGACAAGGATCGCGCCGCAGCTCGGATGGAAAGCGCAGCCCGAAATTCGGGGCGCTTCCTGA
- a CDS encoding 2-hydroxychromene-2-carboxylate isomerase — protein MTRTVEYFFSIGSPWSYIGFDAFIELAAKNDVVVAPYLTTVVEENGGIFSRNRPEIRRAYWTRDLKRWARVRGKELRLEHRPELTDPTPASLFVIAAYLDGQDWIGVARTLQHAFWAEARDIGKPDVREAIVTAAGFDGAALLRRQADEDVQNKWSADRTHARDSGVFGFPTYVHDGEIYWGQDNLPFLERHLGGDRP, from the coding sequence GTGACGAGAACGGTAGAATACTTCTTTTCGATTGGATCGCCCTGGTCCTACATCGGTTTCGACGCCTTCATCGAACTGGCGGCGAAGAACGACGTCGTCGTCGCGCCCTATCTGACGACGGTGGTCGAGGAAAATGGCGGGATCTTCTCGCGCAACCGGCCCGAAATCCGGCGTGCTTACTGGACGCGGGACCTCAAACGCTGGGCGCGCGTGCGGGGCAAGGAATTGCGGCTCGAACATCGCCCTGAGCTCACCGATCCGACGCCGGCCTCCCTCTTCGTCATTGCCGCCTATCTCGACGGACAGGACTGGATCGGTGTCGCCCGAACCCTGCAGCATGCCTTCTGGGCCGAGGCGAGGGATATCGGCAAGCCCGACGTCCGTGAGGCGATTGTTACCGCCGCAGGCTTTGATGGTGCAGCACTGCTCCGGCGGCAAGCCGATGAGGATGTCCAGAACAAATGGTCGGCAGACCGCACGCATGCGCGCGACAGCGGTGTCTTCGGCTTCCCCACCTATGTCCATGACGGCGAGATTTACTGGGGACAGGACAATCTGCCTTTCCTGGAGCGCCATCTTGGCGGCGACAGGCCTTAA
- a CDS encoding fatty acid desaturase gives MLDRTSEDATIPPHPTEWPTVILAIVIHGGFLALTWWWQSLPTIVVVIVGGWLIAWHGSLQHEVIHGHPTGRRWVNDVIGSVPLSLWLPYPIYRESHLEHHRDEYLTDPIEDPESSYVTRAAWERLGPAGRLLARWNTTLFGRLTIGPAVMLLSFLGQEWRLVWANEPGRQRIWAVHSIGVSLVLFWVTVISGMPLWLYLFAFVYIGAAMTRLRSYAEHRYAESHEERTAIVENSHLFGLLFLYNNLHVLHHRRPGISWYRLSTVYRHNREMLVRSNGGLVYDGYWDVARRFFLKPHDDPTHPRHS, from the coding sequence ATGCTCGACAGGACATCTGAGGACGCCACCATTCCGCCGCATCCGACGGAATGGCCGACCGTTATTCTCGCGATCGTCATCCATGGCGGGTTTCTGGCGCTGACCTGGTGGTGGCAATCATTGCCGACGATCGTGGTCGTGATCGTCGGAGGCTGGCTGATTGCCTGGCACGGGTCGCTTCAGCATGAGGTCATTCACGGCCATCCGACAGGAAGACGGTGGGTGAACGATGTGATCGGATCGGTGCCCCTGTCGCTGTGGCTGCCTTACCCGATCTACAGGGAAAGCCATCTGGAGCACCATCGAGACGAATATCTGACCGACCCGATCGAAGATCCGGAATCCTCCTACGTCACCCGGGCCGCCTGGGAGCGGCTCGGCCCTGCAGGCAGGCTGCTGGCGCGGTGGAACACGACCCTTTTCGGCCGGTTGACGATCGGCCCTGCCGTGATGCTCCTGAGTTTCCTCGGGCAGGAATGGCGGCTGGTGTGGGCGAACGAGCCGGGAAGACAGCGGATATGGGCGGTCCATAGCATCGGTGTCTCCCTCGTCCTTTTCTGGGTGACGGTCATCTCAGGCATGCCGCTATGGCTCTATCTCTTCGCCTTCGTCTATATCGGTGCGGCAATGACGCGGCTTAGATCCTATGCCGAGCACCGATATGCGGAAAGCCATGAGGAGCGCACCGCCATCGTCGAAAACAGCCATCTCTTCGGCCTGCTGTTTCTCTACAACAATCTGCATGTTCTCCACCATCGCCGTCCCGGCATCTCCTGGTATCGTCTGTCCACCGTCTATCGCCACAATCGCGAGATGCTGGTCCGTTCGAACGGCGGGCTCGTCTATGACGGTTATTGGGATGTCGCACGCCGGTTTTTCCTGAAGCCGCACGACGATCCGACGCATCCCCGTCATTCGTGA
- a CDS encoding helix-turn-helix domain-containing protein has protein sequence MASDQALRSDVEAKDAADEITVQTGQNLRRIRTRRGYSLDRLAKIAGVSRAMLGQIETGKSSPTLSILSKIALALGIPCAALIAERGETPIIAVPRARSKILASSEGRFQTRALFPFEGERKVEFYELRIAPHHTENADAHQHGTVENLVVAQGTVEIIAGKQPLHILGEGDAIVFEADVPHVYRNMTGTEAILYLVTTYLEDIRV, from the coding sequence ATGGCGTCTGATCAAGCGCTTCGTTCCGACGTCGAAGCGAAGGATGCCGCCGACGAGATTACGGTTCAGACGGGACAGAACTTGCGGCGTATCCGCACCCGCCGCGGCTATTCCCTGGACAGGCTGGCAAAGATCGCCGGCGTCAGCCGGGCGATGCTCGGCCAGATCGAAACGGGCAAGAGCAGCCCGACGTTAAGCATCCTGTCGAAGATCGCGCTTGCTCTCGGCATTCCCTGCGCCGCGTTGATCGCCGAACGCGGCGAAACTCCGATCATTGCCGTGCCGAGGGCACGATCGAAAATCCTCGCGTCTTCCGAGGGGCGCTTCCAGACACGCGCACTCTTTCCCTTCGAGGGCGAGAGGAAGGTGGAATTCTACGAGCTCCGGATCGCTCCGCACCATACCGAAAACGCCGACGCCCATCAGCATGGAACGGTCGAAAATCTGGTCGTTGCTCAAGGCACCGTCGAAATCATCGCCGGCAAACAGCCGCTGCATATCCTGGGTGAAGGCGATGCCATCGTCTTCGAGGCGGACGTTCCCCACGTCTATCGAAACATGACAGGCACGGAGGCGATCCTCTACCTCGTGACGACCTATCTTGAGGACATCAGGGTCTGA
- the msuE gene encoding FMN reductase, translating into MSGFKLVGIAGSFNRPSKTLALVRHVAERASIRYGFTSKTYDLHDVGPSLGSALWRKDLDDQARRVVDEIVGADVLVVGSPTYKGSYPGHFKHLIDLIDPQELRAKPIIITATGGGDRHALMVEHQLRPLFGFFMAHTLPTAVYASDRDFTDYAVSSDQLSNRISEVVGELAAFFPGAGPAIAAAE; encoded by the coding sequence ATGTCAGGTTTCAAACTCGTCGGCATAGCTGGCAGCTTCAACCGTCCATCGAAGACATTGGCGCTGGTCCGCCACGTCGCCGAACGCGCAAGCATCCGATACGGATTTACGAGCAAGACCTACGATTTGCACGATGTCGGTCCGTCGCTGGGCAGCGCCTTGTGGCGCAAGGACCTCGACGACCAGGCCCGGCGTGTCGTCGACGAGATCGTGGGCGCCGACGTGCTGGTGGTCGGTTCGCCGACCTACAAGGGATCCTATCCCGGCCATTTCAAGCATCTCATCGATCTGATCGACCCGCAGGAACTGCGGGCGAAGCCGATCATCATTACGGCAACGGGCGGCGGCGATCGGCATGCGCTGATGGTCGAGCATCAGCTTCGGCCGCTGTTCGGTTTTTTCATGGCGCACACGCTGCCGACGGCCGTTTATGCGTCCGATCGCGATTTCACGGACTACGCGGTCTCATCCGATCAGCTTTCGAACCGCATCAGCGAAGTGGTCGGCGAATTGGCGGCCTTCTTTCCCGGAGCAGGCCCGGCAATAGCGGCGGCCGAATAG
- a CDS encoding RBBP9/YdeN family alpha/beta hydrolase has product MSDVLILPGLFGSGEGHWQQHWLQDQPGSRYVVQDDWSHPDLDSWLPRLESALEEAGEAYLVAHSLGCLLAARLAGRSVARRVKGALLVAPCDLPATDILHPGHISFGGMPTAPLPFPSIVVGSMNDAYMTVDRLTLFGRLWKAETRNIGLAGHINIASGFGRWRTGYRLLDALKMRAGDRRRNVFARPAFAM; this is encoded by the coding sequence ATGAGCGACGTCCTCATTCTTCCCGGATTGTTCGGCTCGGGAGAGGGGCATTGGCAGCAGCACTGGCTGCAGGATCAACCGGGCAGCCGTTATGTTGTCCAGGACGATTGGAGCCATCCTGACCTCGACAGCTGGCTGCCGCGCCTGGAAAGCGCGCTCGAAGAGGCCGGTGAGGCCTATCTGGTTGCCCATAGTCTCGGATGCCTGCTCGCCGCCCGGCTGGCCGGGCGAAGTGTTGCCCGTCGGGTGAAGGGAGCATTGCTCGTTGCTCCCTGCGATCTGCCGGCCACGGACATTCTGCATCCCGGGCACATCTCGTTCGGCGGCATGCCGACGGCGCCTCTGCCATTTCCGAGCATCGTCGTCGGCAGCATGAACGATGCCTACATGACGGTCGATCGGCTGACCTTGTTTGGTCGCCTGTGGAAGGCCGAGACCAGGAATATCGGCCTTGCCGGCCACATCAATATCGCCAGCGGTTTTGGCCGCTGGCGAACCGGCTACCGGCTGCTGGACGCCTTGAAGATGCGCGCCGGCGATCGAAGGCGCAACGTTTTCGCGCGGCCGGCTTTCGCGATGTGA